GACTGGATCGTGAATGCTTATTTATATCCCTTAACCTTAGCTCTTGCCCATACGACACCTTACCAGGTAGTAAATATTTCAATAAACTTTGAAGGAAGAAACCACCTGCAGTTATATACTTCTACACGCATATACAAGCTGGTTGCTGTATTTGTAACCAATAAATGAAGGATCATTTATTGTAAAATTCCTTTTTACTAGTAAACTATTTTCTTACCTAAAATCAATACGTCTATGAACTACAATTTTGAAGAGTTACTCGCAAAAGTGACCGATTTTGTTAAAAATGAAGGCAAAACCGAAACCGTAGTTGGCAGCCCCTTTCAACTTGGTGATTTTACCTGTGTCCCTGTATTACGTCTGGGTGTGGGGCTTGGAGCTGGAGGTGGTGGTGAACAGGTTAAAGCAGGCAAAGGTGAAGGTGGTGGGGCAGGGGTTGGAATGGGCATTGAACCAATGGGATTTTTAGTAACCAGAGCCGATTCAATCCAGTTTATTTCTGCCCAACACAGCAAAGGAATGGGAGCTGCATTTGAAAAGCTACCTGATATTTTGCAAGCCTATTTTAAGAAAGAAAGTTCTCAGAAGGAGAACGCTCACGCCTCAGTACAGACCGAATCCTGAAAAAACTGTTTTGTATATCTTTCTTATACTACTAGACAATTTGCAAAAAGGATAAAAAAATAGAGTCAAAAAGGAGAGCTTTGTAGTGACCAAACTAACAAAACTATTCCCGATGACTCTATTGGATAAAATTACACGATTACCAGGAAA
Above is a genomic segment from Xanthocytophaga agilis containing:
- a CDS encoding GerW family sporulation protein, yielding MNYNFEELLAKVTDFVKNEGKTETVVGSPFQLGDFTCVPVLRLGVGLGAGGGGEQVKAGKGEGGGAGVGMGIEPMGFLVTRADSIQFISAQHSKGMGAAFEKLPDILQAYFKKESSQKENAHASVQTES